The region ATTCTGTTTCATCTAAAAGACATACTGTTGTTTTATTTTTGAACATTTAAAGTACTTGCAATAATTGAATCATTTCATTTAAATGGCTTTATTATGTCAAAAGCATTAATTATTGTAGAGTCCCCTGCAAAGATCAAGTCGTTGAAAAAGTTTTTACAACGTGGTTATTTGATTGAATCTAGCGTGGGACATATTATCGACCTGCCACAAAAAAAGTTTGGCATCGACTTTGAAAAAGATTT is a window of Chlamydiota bacterium DNA encoding:
- the topA gene encoding DNA topoisomerase 1, which translates into the protein MSKALIIVESPAKIKSLKKFLQRGYLIESSVGHIIDLPQKKFGIDFEKD